CAAGAATTACAATTGAAAAATTGTAATATCAATTGTCTATTATTCTAAAAATGTTAAAATTCCATGTAAATCAACATATAATATAGtagaacaaataaaacaaaagtaatAAAACATATCATGCCCTATAAATTAATCATGGGTAACTAAGTCAAATTTCTATTAATTATATTCTAATTTGACATTTAAATAATGATTATAATAAATactagaaaatgaatgaatattCCACTCTAACCTGTGTACTAGACACTCTAGAATGATAATTTTTTTCCCTACCATTTCAGATGCAAAGATTTTTCCATTATGAGCATTCTCGCACATGAAATTAGAGGTTAGAGTATCCAATGGGCACCTGTTAAAATGTTTAAAAAGAAATccttaacaaataaaaacaaaaacaacctTTTAACAGATATCATACTATTGTTATATGACCTTTTTATATAGATCACCTATAAAGTATAGAGTAGATACTTTATGACAAATAACAttatccaaaagaaaaaaaagaaaaagatacgATAAGAAATCATGGTCGCACGATGCATTTTAGTCACTTTTCATGtttaatttcatttcatttgggAAAATTGATACTTGTTGCCTTAAATAATCTTTGTATTCAAAAAAACTAGCAATTCGTTTTGTTAATATAAGAATCGCGACAATTTGTTTTACACTTTTTCACATGTTTTACGCTTTTCAATTAATTCAACAACAAAAAAGAGGGATACACaactttgcttttctttttattcttgtGTGCAAAGTTAACGTCAATGTTTTCTGATTCCAAACACTAGAATAAGGAATGCTTTATTCTTTAATTGAGTGTGCATCAAAGTAAGGAATTTTTTATGCCATCCAATCTATGAATGCCTGAACATATTTGCTGTTTCTAATTCTAAACAAACAAACAATTTTTCACTTCGAAATACACAAATTCTCAGCTAAAAACCATAAGCAATGGCTGAATTGTTTGTTCCAAAGATAATTGATCAACTGAGTAATGTTCTCGTGAAGCAGTTTGGGGAGAAGGTCAACCTGGTGATGGGGGTTGAAGAGGAGGTGGCAAATATCTCCTCTAAGTTGGCAACCATTGAAAAAGTGCTGCATGATGCAGAGACACGAAGGCTGAAGGACAAAAGTGTTGGAATTTGGCTAGAAAAGCTTGAGGACATAACATATGAGATGGACGACGTGCTGGACGAATGGAACTTCAAGATTCACAGAGCAAAGAATGAGGGAACTCAACAGAATGCCAGATTGCAGGCAACATTGTGGAGCAAGGTTCATTCCTTCATCCCATCCCTTTGTTCTTGTCTTAAACAAGTTCCTGTTCGTAGTGATATTGCTTTGAAAATAAAAAGCATACATGAAAAGCTAGAATTGACTTTGAAAGAGGCAGatcaattcaaatttatttCAACTGGGGGGATTCCTGATTCTCAAGATTTTCAGCGAATTATGACTACCTCAATCATAGACGAATCAGAGATCTATGGTCGAGAATCTGATAAGGATGCTTTACTTGACCAAGTTTTGTCTAAGAGTAGTAGTCAAGGAAGAAAGGGGGTTCAAGTTATCTCTGTGGTAGGGGCCGGGGGTAGTGGAAAGACCACACTTGCCCAGCTGCTCTTCAATAATGATGAAGTGAAGAATCACTTTGATCTTAGAAATTGGATCTGTGTATCGGATCCTTTTGACCAGAAAAGGATTGCGAAAGCTATCCTTGAGAATGCTGGAAAAAGTTCTCAAGAATCAGAGTTGGATCCATTGATCCAACGTATAAAAGAAACTTTTTCTGGTAAGAGATTCCTGCTTGTCCTAGATGATGTCTGGACAGAGGATGACACAAAGTGGAAACCTTTTCAAGACTCTCTCAAGGATGGGGCTCTCGGAAGTGTACTCTTGGTGACAACAAGGAGTCATAGAGTGGCCACAGTGGTGGGAACGACTCATACTCACCAGATGGCCCTAATTTCTGACTCTGATTGTTGGCTAATAATGCAAAGGATAGCATTTGCTAGAAAATCAGGGGACTTATGCAAGAAAGTGGAAAGAATTGggcagaaaattgcagaaaagtgCAAGGGGTTGCCACTTGCTGCAAAGACTATGGGAAGCTTGTTACGGTTCAAAGATACTGTACAACAGTGGCAGAATGTTTTGGACAGTGAGATATGGCAATTGGAGGAAGCAGCTGTGGACCTTTTCCCTCATTTGTATTTAAGCTATAACGGGTTGTCCCCCGAGCTGAAACGTTGCTTCTCATATTGTGCTGTCTTTCCCGAAGATTATCTGATAGGTGTA
Above is a genomic segment from Coffea eugenioides isolate CCC68of chromosome 5, Ceug_1.0, whole genome shotgun sequence containing:
- the LOC113771058 gene encoding putative disease resistance protein RGA1 — translated: MAELFVPKIIDQLSNVLVKQFGEKVNLVMGVEEEVANISSKLATIEKVLHDAETRRLKDKSVGIWLEKLEDITYEMDDVLDEWNFKIHRAKNEGTQQNARLQATLWSKIILIDGSK